The genomic stretch ctaaattccattcaaactacaattacaaacccaaactgcgataggccgaccaaaaagcctctaaaaaaaacacatatcaaatcaaattccaactctaaatggcgtacaactcttcccgaactacgtagactctgatcctccctaaggaggtacgtaggcacttggcaacaaggcgagtccccctcttcaaaatctcaatcatgtcttaaaattctgtttgccacatttctccctaattttctgccatgcaaccctaatctttgattgttagcctttaggaaagggctgagggtgcctcataccttccctcagcctgattataataacttaccctcaatctcttatctgtgtagggtttcctattcgcccttcagaataggtggcgactctctaagtataatttttaggcaggttgctacagaggtGATCTTGTTTCTCATCTTATATTTCTTAGCAGGAGGAAAATATTTGGTTAAAAAAATTTCAACTAAGACTTTCCATGAGAATATGGAATTTAATTCCAAAGAACTGAGCAAACATTTAGCTATATTCCTTAGAGAATATGGAAGTAGTCTCAACCTAAAAGCATCATCAGTAAATCCAAGGATCTTGAAATTACTGTCAACCTCCAGAAGTTGCCTCAAATGTAAGTGTGGCTCATTAGTGGCAGCGCCCAAATATTGACCAATAGCTTGAAGCATTTAGAAAATCATTAGTCTAAGCTCAAACTGGGCCACAATGATCTCTGGCCTTAATGTTCATGCATTAGGGGGGAAATACAACATAATCTCTAATGTTTCTTACCGAATCATCAACAATGCCAATAATATTAGTTTCAGTCATGGTTTCTTCTTGTCTTTGTTGATTCTGTCCAAGgtcttcaaacaaaaaaaaagcagGAATATAGGTTCCTAGTAGTTGATTTGCAAATTGATATCTTCTCAAGAGTCTGAATATTCTTTTTAGCTCAAGATCTTCTTTATAAATTAGAGTTAACAACTGACACATAATTTGCACATGCAATTATGTAATAACgcaaccaaaaaaaaaatcaaaatggcCTAGTGTTGAAACAAGTTGATAGCGTTTTTGTCATCCTAAATGACCTAATGTGATCATCTAATTACTATACACCCATCATAggttaacaaaaaaaatcatcaaatttAAGGTCCATTTCCTTCATGATACCACATACCTCAAAGTAAGCCCACATATTAGTTTCTATTCCCTCATATACGCATAAATTTTACCCCTTGTTACCTTGGATTATAGTCTTTGACAAAGAAACCCATGGTGAAGAATACCATTGTAAATAAACTCATCTTCTAAAATAAGGTATATAACCATTgccaaaacacttaaaaatacaaaatatatacATACAACTAACCTAAAAATATGAAACATGTTAAGCCTTAAAATTGAAATGGCCAACCAAAATTAACCACACATGTCATTAAGTCTATAAACATCTAACATCActccatcataaacacatcattgaaTAACAAAAGCGACTGAACAGAGAAGATAGTGCACATGAACCTACCTCAATGATAAAGATAGAAGACAGTCTTTACGAATCCCAACCTTCTCATGCAATTCAATGTTTCCTTCCTCAATCAATAGGATGCAGTGATGCACAATTTATAGTTCTAACCCTGGAATCTAATAAAGACAAACCTCTTTATGTTTTCTGGAGACTAGATTGTCTATTctcttatcttcttcttcttcaaatgttTACTAAATTCTTAAATATCTTTTTTAAGTAATATTAaagaataaaacatatttaacttttatgaattaatttaatcataatttattttattatttaattattaactttGCAATTCTACGATCaacatctaaaaatattaattagaaaatggGTTTTCATCAAACATCCAGACAAACAACGATAACTAAAGGTTATGTCATAAAATATTTCAGAGGCTAAAATTTAGtataaaaagagttttttttttcacGTGAAAAAAACctctaaaaattttaaaatattcttcagagatgtattttcgaaataatttaatatttattaaaaaattaaaattaaggtgtatcaattattttaaatgtataattaattgtatcaattaagatatataataaaatatatataattttaattcaatagtatttttttaaaattcaaatacaatggttatattatttattaaataaaaatttttctcatattttttattttaatttattttattttgataaaatttcCTAAAATTTTCATTAATGTTCATTTTGATTTTAATATGTTAATTGCAAATTAATGACATGAtaaattattatgatttttttatacttgatttttgtttcaattttgaTTAATGATTATTTATTAGTTGGATTAAAATTAGTAAGTTATGATTTGAATTATGTTTAATTTCAATCAATTACTTTAATTTAAATTGgtatcaatttgttttaattatggtttaatagaaatttatttatttgatttaagtgaatagtaaaaaaattataatgattctttaataataatttatctaTTTGATGTGAATAGTTAGAGTATTGTTTTATTCATAACTATGGTTATATGACGATtgattacaataataataataattcacaattaaatatgataattatttttaatatgaattttaaaaatttaaatgattaattttaataaaagatCAATTCATTTAGAATTTAATTCAGTAAATTTGAaacttatttaaaattaaaatgcaaaccAATTTTGGTATTTAATGattatactaaattaattttggtATTCAAATTTTTTATCGTATCTAATATTTGCAATTAATGCATTATgattcaatcaaacttttttagtTGCGGTTCGTATTTATTctgttaattattaatttatttatttatgtaatgtttttaaattataaaattaaagtaatttatatttcaaaaaataataattaaataattaaataaaatatataattaatataattgattcattttgattttaattttttttattaaatattaggtTATTCTGAAAAGGAATCTACgaaaaatctcaagaacaaatattggaatatttcaaaaatgcatttctaaaaacattttttttcacaaaaaaaataaatttggtGTGTTCCCAAAACACCTTTAAAAAACAAAATGTGGTATCCttagagatacatctccgaattctagaaacaaaaaaaatacgTCAGAGTCCCCTAAAAAAATATAGAGgtgaaaaaaatactaaaaagttgactttaaataatttttcaaaaatacgcATCTATTTGTTTGTAAAGGGAGTATattcttttttaaaatagaatagtATATACTAATAAAAAAAGTCTTGATGAAGACTAAaagtaaacttttttttttaattgtgagataacaatgattaaattatttataaaaatcaaaCTCAAATTTGTTTAATCTTATAGAAATTAACTAAATTTTGacacttaaaaaaaataattttaaaaagagtTATAGAGGTAGATTGTTTTCTTACATAAcaataatacataaaaaaaagaaagacattttttttaaattcttacAAAACAATCAAGGGGCATCACATTTTTTATATGAATTCTTTGACTTTGTGACCGATGACAACATacaatgaattcaaaatattaataaagtaatattaaaataattgataaattttaatagaaaatagagaaaaacgGTGATGCCCTGTAGCTGTAAAATAACTTTACATTGTTAATTAATGATGTAtttaagtaaataattttttattttaaattttttttaatgatgtgaTAAATTTTTATTGGATGACTATGTAAAACACTTTCCTTACATATCCATTAAATCCTAAAAAATATTATCTAATTTGAAAATATCTCATAAAGATTTAGAAATATAGATTTAAACAAATACATTAATAACATCAAAACAAGACAGAAAAAAGAGAGAGACATGTCAGTAGAACAGTCCAGTGTATATAATCACAAAACACACAACTTTCATTTGACTCTTTTGTGTTTATGCTATATCCTCACAACCCATTGAAGCAAGAAGAACAATGATAAAGGTGATGACTTAACCATTTCATAAACCTGATAAAAATTCAATCTTTTTGATTAGTTCTAAATAATCTTAGGATCCATGGTACTAATACATGATAAAAATTCAATCTTTTTGgttatttctttttctgtgtctGTCTCAGTCTAAAATTTGCTTTTGGTTTATTCctgaatttctctctcttgatgttGTATTTATCTGTCAGATATTAATGGGTTGCTGTAGATTCCTGTGGTTTTTGCAACTTGGGTTGTGGCTTTTTCAACCCAACTTGTCCTATTTGTAGCAAAGCTGTTGTTGAGATGGGACCAAATTGACCCATCTGCACCTCTTTGTGGGTTTTCAGGATAACACATCAATgtcatttatgatttttttgtgttCAATTTTACCCCTTTAACTCATTTAgggttttttaattttcttaaacctTAATTTATCTTGTTTTACTCTAAAGTTTGGATTTTTAATTAGGGTAGAATCAAATTAGGTTTTCCCAAATGGATTTTCAGaaatattttgtggttttatttttgaaattgaaataaaatgttgGTGGGTGAAATTCTATTTTACTGTCACACTCACTCTCAGACTTAGGTTTTACTTGAATGTGAATGTAATATGTTAGGTGGAAtgaaagaagttttttttttttttttttcatttgatggTTGGTTGATGTGTCAGAAACTTGACAGTTCCTGTGACATTTTGCATCCAATGTTATTTACTAACTTTTCATCTGTTTGATGTGTTTTTTCCATCCTATTAAGTAGAGATTATTGCTAATTAATCTCATCTCTAATAACACAATTTTCTTACAGATGCTGAATGAAATTTAAGTTTGAGAAGTAGATTCATTGCATTTttgtagaggttagttttcttgacTTGTTTGTTGGATTAAACTTCGATAAAACTGTTTTGAGATTAGGATTATTTCTtaatcacttcattttttttttaccttttctcCTTAGGGTTTGAATTGCTGTATTTTTTGTGCATGTTTGAATTGACGGTAAATTTGCAGAATCACAATGTACACCGTGATTTTGACAAAAGTTACACTTTATAACTTCATCAAAATCACGGATTCTTAGTGCAACCATTATAGAATTTGAGTTAGGCCccaccacatttcttaacatggtatcagagtctggttCCCAACCTCGAGTGAAAATGAGGTTTAGAGTAGTTACTCTTGTGAGTGAAAGTTTTGTGGGCCTGAACTGTGAAAACTGTTCCTATCAGTACAACTATGGTAAACTAAAGTTTGTGTTTTTATTGAAtgtgaaaataaaatagaaatttgaACGCTCTCTTTATCCATTATAATCATATTGGTTTTTCCTTGTTTGTTTGTTACTGAAATGTCTCTTTCTTATTGTATTAGATGATTATCATAGCTAAGTAATAACCATTTCATCGACAGTGAACTTCACACAAAcaataatttctaaaatttttcACTTCCCTTAAAGTGTCATCAACTATTGAATctatgattttattatttttgtcagATTCTGGATATTTCTCATGCTCTAACTGAAACTTTATTGCCTTTTCATTCATCCGTAGGTCAGGAATTCACAAGTGTCCACCTTTATTGATTTCTGAAGCAAACCCATCTTTGAAAATTTTCATATACCTCAGAAGTTTCTCGATTTTCATTGGTGTTGAAGTCTGTTCGCCTCAGAGATTTCAGTTTACTCTGAACCTTATAGTACAACAAATCTTCTCCCACAGTTTTGCATACCATCAAAGTTAATACTGTTGGCAGTAACCATCAAAGAAACAACCTAGATCCAGAATTCTCCCATAAATCAAACGACGGAGTTCGTGTTTTCGTGTGGTATTTAAGACGTGCTTAACCTAGATTTAGAGCTATTAGGTAGAAACTTGAAATTTGAAACCTTTTCTCTTCTTCAACGAGGCTATGACTATGGAAGATGTGGATAGTAGCTCTGAGTGGAGTTGGGAGCAAGATAAAGCATTTGAAAATGCTTTGGTAACGTATCCCGAGGACGCTTCAGATCGATGGGAAAAGATTGCGGCGGATGTACCAGGGAAGACTATGGAAGAAATTACACAGCATTATGAGCTCTTGGTTGATGATATTGGCCAAATTGAAGCTGGTTGTGTTCCAATACCCTCGTATAATTCTTCTTCTGAGGGATCAACAAGTCATGCTAGCGATGAAGGAGTTGGGGGAAAGAAGGGTGGCCATAGTGGTCACAATAACAACGAGTCTAACCATGGAACTAAGGCTTCAAGATCGGATCAAGAACGGCGAAAGGGTATTGCTTGGACTGAGGAAGAACACAGGCAAGTTTTTCTTTTGCTTAAACCCTTATGCTACTAtagactaaatttttttttaattttaattctttcttttcaacttaATTACATTTAAATGTATAGTTTTGAGGTTAGTTGTAATTAATTGTTGACTTAATTTCTTATCATATGAAATCTGAACATTTTGGTGTATTCAAAGTCACAGTTTAATTGGGAACCTTAAAAATTTCTTTTGCATGCTCTCTGTAAATTTCACCTGTTTGCGATTTATTTGTATTAATTAACAACTATCTTCAATTCATTACCGTTCGGAAGTCCTTCTAGGCCGTTGTTGTCAGACGAGATCATTGTGCCTATTACATTTCAGTTGTTGTGTGCTTACATTGTACAGTTTCCAAAAACTTAAAACACACTGCAATTGTAGTCTGATGCGGACTGTGCAACAAccacatttttttttttgataaatcaaGAATGAGAAAGTGGAGGGGAGGAAATTATTTAATATTCTGATAGCTTTTTAGATAGATGATTCATTGCTCTTTTAGCATCCTATGGTCGCGTTACTGAAAATGCTGTTAGAGTGACAGAGTTTAGTTATTTTAATCTTCATTTCATAATCTTTGAAATGGCATCTATGTGGCAAACTACTTGTGCTATGATTTTGAGAATCTTCCACTTGAACTTAGTTACTTTTTCTTCTGCACTGGTTTATGTTATTTGACTCTTATTTCCTGCGAGGTACACTTATCCTAATTGGATGCAGTGTTGTCAAATAGCTTCTATATTATagcaaatatttatcaaatcGCTATTGTCCTGTGATTTGTTTATTAGTAGCAAGCAATGTAGTCAAGCACGAGATCTTATGTAGGATAGGTCGGCTTGTAAAACTCGGATTGTTAGCACGGCACATAAAATCCTACCGAGGAGAAAAATGACAATTTCATAGATACACACACACACGAAAACAGGAAAATTATATTGCAAGCACAAAAAAAAGCCCCAacacatttttttgtttttacaaTCTTGTTTCAAAAAGCTCGATCTTGACCACGCCAGCAATGAAAACAATCTTTCTCTGATCGTAGCACTCGTAGGCAACCTTAGCACGTAAGATCTTACGATCCAAGACTTGATCTTGACTATATTGGTGGCAAGTGTTGTCGAATAACGGCGCTGTAACACTGTAGCACAACACAACTTGGACGCTTGTCTGAGTGATAAGAATTGTCTTAGGTGATGAAAAGAAAGTTCTATTTGTTGTATGAATCAATCTCTGAACTGAATATCCAGGTCTTTTGTGAGAACTTGGACTCGCTCACAAATCTTACTAAGCATTTAAATTACTGATCTTTCTTTATATGTTTATTCCATTTTCGACACCATCACTATGTCGATGCCACTACTCACGCAGCTCCTTTAAACGTGTCTTTTGCTGCTCGGAAAAAAGAGCCATTTCCGCCTCACTTTTCCATCTCTTATCCACCATCACATGTCCCCCGACAATACATTCTACTTGTCTCTATGCTATTGGCAGATCTGTCTTTTCCTCCGTTTTCACAATCTTTTTTGCGGATTTCTCGGACACATTCAAGCACCGCCTTTTGTTGACATGCTTCTACAATATTCAGTTAACAGTTGTTTTCCAGACTCTAAAGAATTACCTAATGGTTCTTCTCCCTTCAACTGTTGATTAActcatttttgttttgttgaaCAAAAATCGAGTGTCGAAATTACTGTGTTTCTAGAGATCGGGAAAAGGAATACTCAGACTAATAAAATTATATCTGTGAATAATATGTTAGATTTTACTTTTGGAAGACTAATTCTTATTTGTACTAACTAGATTCTTAGTCCTGATTAAATAGGGAAACAAATCCTGAAAAACTAATTCTAAGCGATAAATTAAGATACTTAAACATATTTGTTAGAATATAAGAACAGAATAATGATGTAGTGAGACCACTCTCTAAAGCTCCCCTCTTATTTATAGACAACGTGTTTGATTTAGGTtctgtttggataaacaacttaattgCTTATAACATAAAAGCTTATCATATAAGTGTTTATATACAATACAAGCTATTACTATTACTATAAAATAAACTCAATCTGTTTTCATATAGCTGTAAGCTGTTTACATAGTTATCACCTTAGATGGAAATCAGCTGAAAACAACTCATGGACATGCCATTAGTTGTTTTCAAAGCTCTTCCAAACAGTCTCACAAGTGCTTATGcgattatataattttaaataagccCTTATTCCTTCTAACTAATTTAAGTTCTTCACTACCTTCTCGATTAACTAACTTATCAGTGAGGCTGTTATTTAAAAAGTCAGGACTGGCGTGAGGTAAGCGTGGATGTTGTTGAATGGTTATTTAGTCTGAGTAAGGAAACAGGTTTTTTACTGGCCGCGGTTTATCATTTACTTTTCTTAATTTCCATTATCATGTTCTGAAAAGTGTAGTTCGATTccattgttgttttttgttttatgcaaCTTCTTTTATAGACAGTAACAGTCGAAAGTGTCCTCTGATTGTAAGAAGATTTCTCCTTCTATCAAGTTAATTTCTTAGTGTATATTTGGTTCCTAGTACAAATGTATTATGTTGAGGTCTTACTTGATTTTGTTTACTCTTGATTTCATGTTTCTTTAGTTTACATAATACTCTTGATTTCATGTTTAACGATTTTCATTATAGAATCTGAGTATCAGTGATTGCAGCAATGTTTGTATTTTGCAATTTTATTGCTAATGTTTCTAAGGAAATAGCTCATTTTTctgtttcaaaattttaaattggtTTAACAGGTTATTTCTTCTGGGCCTTGACAAGTACGGAAAAGGCGACTGGCGAAGTATATCAAGAAACTTTGTGGTAACCCGAACGCCAACACAAGTAGCAAGCCATGCGCAAAAATACTTCATCCGATTGAACTCAATGAACAAAGACAGAAGGCGATCGAGCATTCATGATATTACAAGCGTCAACAACGGAGACGTCTCAACACCTCAAGGACCAATCACCGGTCAAACAAACGGTTCCTCTGGAAATCCAGCAAACAAATCAGTCAAACAAGCCGTTCCATCCACAGCCGGTATACCAGGTGCTGGAATATACGCTGCCCCTTCCATCGGACAACCTATAGGAGGACCTTTAGTATCTGCTGTTGGCACCCCGGTGAATCTTTCCGGATCTCCTCATATGGCATACGGTATTCGAGCACCAGTTCCCGGTACTGTTGTACCCGGTGCACCTATGAACATGGTCCCTATGACATACCCTATGCCCCATACTTCTGGTCCTCACAGGTGAAGTGCTTTTAGAAACCTTAATGTACAAAAAAGTTAGAAGACTAGATTGGCTTCTGAAGTtgatgtaatttttatttttgctagacaaaattgcttttttttatttactaGCATGCATGcatgaattttattcttattcaGTCATTTCAAAAATAAACCATAGCAGGAAGAAATTGAATGTATGTTTCAGTATAGGTTGTTGCCATGAAATGTGACAGCTTTGTGACATAGGAGTAAAGTTGTTTTTGTAGACATTTGAATTGCTATTTTGTTAAACATTGTTGAGGAAGAAGGTTTTGTGGATTTTTAGAAAGTGTAAATTATTGTTGCATAATCCTGGTTTTAGTATTAAATAAGTTGTTGTGTTTACTTAAATTTGAGTATGTTTTTGGTGAATTTGAGTAACTATTTAATTAGTGGTTTTGGTTTTTGCATATGAATGAAACTAATTCCAAATTTAAATTAATGTTTGGGATTTGACCCTTCACCTATTTATAATGATTTTGAACTATTGTTGAAGGAA from Vicia villosa cultivar HV-30 ecotype Madison, WI linkage group LG4, Vvil1.0, whole genome shotgun sequence encodes the following:
- the LOC131595671 gene encoding transcription factor SRM1, which translates into the protein MTMEDVDSSSEWSWEQDKAFENALVTYPEDASDRWEKIAADVPGKTMEEITQHYELLVDDIGQIEAGCVPIPSYNSSSEGSTSHASDEGVGGKKGGHSGHNNNESNHGTKASRSDQERRKGIAWTEEEHRLFLLGLDKYGKGDWRSISRNFVVTRTPTQVASHAQKYFIRLNSMNKDRRRSSIHDITSVNNGDVSTPQGPITGQTNGSSGNPANKSVKQAVPSTAGIPGAGIYAAPSIGQPIGGPLVSAVGTPVNLSGSPHMAYGIRAPVPGTVVPGAPMNMVPMTYPMPHTSGPHR